The genomic window TCAGGAAATGAAAAGACTAACGTTTTATTTTTATTGTAAAACTGTTATAATATAAAAGAAATGTGGGTGATAAAGCGTGAGTTTAAGTTGGAGTGTTGTGATTAATTTTCTAAGATCTTCAATTGATTTGATTATTGTATGGTTTATTTTATATTATGTTATTTCAATGTTTAAGACGAATATGAAAACAATGCAGCTTTTTAAAGGTGTTTTGTTTATTTTAATTGTAAAGTTAGTAACAACAGCATTAGGGTTAACAACATTACAATATCTTGTTGATAGTATCATTAATTGGGGTGTTTTAGCTATGATTATTATTTTTCAGCCAGAGATTAGAACACTATTAGAAAAAATGGGTCAAACCAAAATGACAATGAAAAAGGAAATCAGTAATGATGAAAAAGAACGTCTGATGGATGAACTGGTTAATGCAATTACAACCTTATCAAAAGAACAGACAGGAGCCTTAATTACATTTGAAAGAACACAGTCATTAATGGATTATATTAATACTGGAACAAAAATTGATGCTGATATTAAAAGTGAATTGTTTTTAACAATTTTTTGGGAAGGAACACCTTTACATGATGGAGCAACAATTATTCAAGGTGATCGTGTAGCATGTGCGGCAGCCTTTTATCCGCCTACAAATAAAGAATTAAGTCCAAAATATGGTGCACGTCATCGTGCAGCAATTGGGATTAGTGAAATAACTGATTCATTGACAGTTGTTGTAAGTGAAGAGACAGGAACTATCTCTTTTGCTATGAATGGTGAATTAAAGAAAGTACCAACAAAAGAGTTAAGAGCTTCACTCGTTAATGAATTAAGCTGGTTTAAATCTAGTGATGAAGGAGGTCAAATCCATGAGTCCTAGACATCAAAAAGACAAAAAAGATATCCATGATTCAACAACAGAATTCTTTTTAAAAGTTGTTCAAAAAGAAAAAGAGAAAACAACTAAAGAAACTGTTACAAAGGATAATTTAACAAGTACAAAAACAAAAACAATTGATACTGTTGGACGCTTCTATAATTATATTAATAAGACATTGGATCGTATTTTATCAAGTAAGGCTAGCATTATGGTTCTTTCTTTTATGATAGCAGGAATTCTTTTTTATAGTATTTCTGGTAAAGATATTATTACGAGTCCAACTTCTGGATCAAAACTAGAAAATGTTCCTGTCAATATTGAAGGGTTAGATGATTCTTTAGAAGTAAGTGGTGTGCCAGATAAAGTCAATATTGGCTTGATTGGACCTTCTTTGGATATTTATAAAACGAATTTTATAAAAGATTATGAAGTTTATTTGGATTTAAAAGATTTGACAGCAGGTGAATATACTTTGAACTTGAAGTCACGTAATTTTCCAGATACATTGGATGTTATGCTGGTACCTGGATCTGTTAAAGTCAAATTATTACCAAAGGTCAGTCAGGAATTTGATTTAGGTTATCGTTTTATCAATGAAGATCAACTTGATAATGAATATTCTGTCAGTGTTGAACAAATTGATTTACAAAGTGTGACTTTACGTGCAAGTGAGGAAACTTTATCACGTGTTGAAAAAGTCGTAGCTTGTATTGATGTTGCAGATAAAACTGAAGCTTTTGAGCAAAATGCAGATATTAAAGCATATGATAGTAATGATAAAGAATTGAACATTGAAATATCAGCAAAGAAAGTTCATGTTCAGTGTAATGTTTCATCGTATAGTAAAGTTGTTCCTGTCAAGGCACAATTTGTTGGAGATTTGCCAACTGGATATCAGATTGCTAATTATTCACTTTCACAAAGTGAAGTGACTATATATGGTGTTGAAGAAAAAATTAAGGATATTTCAGTAGTGAGTGTTAATGTTGATGTTAGTGATTTGAAAACCACATCAACAATCAATGCTTCTTTAAAAAGAGAAAATGGAATTAATAAATTTTCAACCAAAGATATTGATGTCACTGTTGAAGTTGATAAAGTGATTACGAAGAAGTTTGAAAAAATACCGATTAAGGTTTTAAACAATGAAAAGAATTACCGTGTGTCATTCGCTGGTGAAGGTGGTTATGCAACTGTTTCAGTAACAGGAACAGAAGCAAAAATAGCAACTTTGACAGCTGAC from Candidatus Stoquefichus sp. SB1 includes these protein-coding regions:
- the cdaA gene encoding diadenylate cyclase CdaA, which produces MSLSWSVVINFLRSSIDLIIVWFILYYVISMFKTNMKTMQLFKGVLFILIVKLVTTALGLTTLQYLVDSIINWGVLAMIIIFQPEIRTLLEKMGQTKMTMKKEISNDEKERLMDELVNAITTLSKEQTGALITFERTQSLMDYINTGTKIDADIKSELFLTIFWEGTPLHDGATIIQGDRVACAAAFYPPTNKELSPKYGARHRAAIGISEITDSLTVVVSEETGTISFAMNGELKKVPTKELRASLVNELSWFKSSDEGGQIHES
- a CDS encoding CdaR family protein, translated to MSPRHQKDKKDIHDSTTEFFLKVVQKEKEKTTKETVTKDNLTSTKTKTIDTVGRFYNYINKTLDRILSSKASIMVLSFMIAGILFYSISGKDIITSPTSGSKLENVPVNIEGLDDSLEVSGVPDKVNIGLIGPSLDIYKTNFIKDYEVYLDLKDLTAGEYTLNLKSRNFPDTLDVMLVPGSVKVKLLPKVSQEFDLGYRFINEDQLDNEYSVSVEQIDLQSVTLRASEETLSRVEKVVACIDVADKTEAFEQNADIKAYDSNDKELNIEISAKKVHVQCNVSSYSKVVPVKAQFVGDLPTGYQIANYSLSQSEVTIYGVEEKIKDISVVSVNVDVSDLKTTSTINASLKRENGINKFSTKDIDVTVEVDKVITKKFEKIPIKVLNNEKNYRVSFAGEGGYATVSVTGTEAKIATLTADNIQATIDVDTLKVGTRKVDVKVAVDDEKLKIELLSSSRVTINIERN